DNA from Kitasatospora herbaricolor:
GGAGGTCGGTTCTTGGCACGGTTGCTCCGGGTTGAGTGGTCGGCTGGTCTCGAGGGCCGGGCAGGCACGAGGGCCCCGCCTGCGGTGGCGGGTACGACGGAGTCGGGACGGTGTGGCCCCGCCCCGCCCCGGCGCGCGGGTTGCTTCGCCGGGCGGGACGGGCGAGTGGCGGCGGCTACGCGGCGGGGGCCAGGAGGACGGGCAGGGCGCGTAGCGCGTTCGATATGAACGACTCCTGGGGCAGCAGCTGCTCGCGGCCCACAGCGAGGCGCACGTCCGGGAACGCGCGGAACAGGGCGGTGAGGGCCTCCTCGGCCTCCAGGACGCCCAGGGACGCACCCAGGCAGTAGTGGCGGCCATGTCCGAACGCCAGGTGGGACTTGTCGGGGCGCGTCAGGTCGAAGTCGTTCGGGCGGTCGGGATGCAGGTGCGGGTCGCGGCCGGCGGCGCCGAACCCGAGGAGGACCGGCGTACCTGTGCGGATGAGCACGTCCTCGCCCAGGTCGATGTCCTGCGCCGCGTAGTGCAGCGGCAGGTGCATGATCGGCGGCTCGAGGCGCAGCGTCTCCTCGATGACGTCACGCCAGGTCGCATCGCCGCGGTGGACCTGGGCGAGCTGCTCGGGGTGGGACAGGAGCAGCGCGGTGGCGTGGTCGATCAGGTTGACCGCGGTCTCGGACCCGGCGCCGATCATGAGGATCAGGGTCGAGACGAGTTCCTGCTCGGTGAGCTGGGACCCGGTGGCGTCGCGGGCGGCGATCAGTTCACTGGTCATGTCGTCGCCCGGGGTGTTCCGCTTGTCGGCGACCAGGCGGTGCATCGCGGCGAACAGGTCGTCCAGGTTGGCCTGCGCCTGGTCGGGGGCGGCGGTGGTGTCCAGGACGCCGTCGACCACGCGCCGCATCTCGGGCCGCTGTTCCTCGGGGACGCCGAAAAGGTCGCAGATCAGGGTGGTGGGCAGCGGGTAGGCGAGCCGGGCGTGGAGGTCGACCTCCTCGCCCGGCGCGGCGGTGCGCAGGTCGTCGATGAGGCGGGTGACGATCGCGCGGACCTGGGGCCGCAGGGCGTCGATGCGGCGGGGGCCGAAGGCGGGTGCGGTCAGGGCGCGCAGCCGCTGGTGGTCGGCTCCGTCGCTGGTGAACATCGACTCCACCGCGACCCAGCTGGCGAGGGGCCAGTCGGCGCCGATGGTGCCGTCGATCCAGTCGGGCCAGTGGCGGCGCGGGTTCTTGGCGAGGCTTCCGTCGGTGAGGAGCTGCTTGATGACCTCGGGGCGGGTCACCGACCATGCCTGAACCTGGCCGGGAAGTTCCACCAGGACGGCCGGCCCCGATGCGCGGAGGCGGGAGGCTTCGGCGTGGACGTCGGTGCCGCGGGTGTCCAGGACGTGTGCTCGGGCGTGGGGGCAGCGGGGTTCCATGAGGTCTCCTGGGCGGGTTCGGTCGTGCGGACGGTCGTGGTGGGGGGGCGGAAGGTCGTGGGCAGTGCGACGGCGCAGCGGTGGAAGGGGCCGGGGCGCCAGCGGATGGCGGCGGCAGATCCGCTGAGCGCGAGGTCGGGAAGCCGGTCGAGGAGGGCTTCGATCGCGGCCGTGGTGATGACTTCGGCGGGGCCGGCGGCCGGGCAGCGATGTGGGCCGGCACTGAACGCGAGGTGGGCGTGATTGCCGTCGCGGCGTTGCTGTCCGAGGTTCGGGTCGGTGTTCGCCGCGTGGTGACTGATGGCGATCGGCATACCCTCGGGCAGGTCCACGCCGTGAAGGAGTTGCGGGCCGACGGGGTAGTGGAGGGAGAAGTTGCTCATCGGGGACTGGCTCCACAGGACCTCGGTGAGGGCCATGGAGGTCGGTGTGCTGCCGCCGGCCACCCGGTCCGCGAACCGCTCGTCGGTGAGGAGCAGCATGAGTGCGGTGGTGATCCAGGCGGTGGTCGGCACGGTGCCCGCGCCGACCATGACCACGAGCTGGTGGATCATCTCCTCGTCGCTGAGGGCGGCCGGGTGGGCGAGGAGCCAGGAGGTGACGTCCGCGCCGGGGTGGGCCCGCTTGTGGGCCACCAGCTGGCCGAGCAGGGCCGCGAGGTCGGCGCTGCCGCGTTCGGAGTGGGGCCCGGCGTCGATCATCGCCGCGGCGGCCGCGACCATGTGCCGCCCGAGATCCTCGGGCACCCCGAGGAGTTCGGTGATCACCTGCAAGGGCAGGACGG
Protein-coding regions in this window:
- a CDS encoding cytochrome P450 family protein; the protein is MTRPEVIKQLLTDGSLAKNPRRHWPDWIDGTIGADWPLASWVAVESMFTSDGADHQRLRALTAPAFGPRRIDALRPQVRAIVTRLIDDLRTAAPGEEVDLHARLAYPLPTTLICDLFGVPEEQRPEMRRVVDGVLDTTAAPDQAQANLDDLFAAMHRLVADKRNTPGDDMTSELIAARDATGSQLTEQELVSTLILMIGAGSETAVNLIDHATALLLSHPEQLAQVHRGDATWRDVIEETLRLEPPIMHLPLHYAAQDIDLGEDVLIRTGTPVLLGFGAAGRDPHLHPDRPNDFDLTRPDKSHLAFGHGRHYCLGASLGVLEAEEALTALFRAFPDVRLAVGREQLLPQESFISNALRALPVLLAPAA
- a CDS encoding cytochrome P450, translated to MNARAAAPPPGCPAHAGHRPAPLLSLADPRFADNPERFYTHLRQWGPVVPVEFEPGVTVMLVLDYRAALEVLRSPGRFSKDARRWDLTAVPPASAVLPMMAWRPSLLFADGPAHDRLRAPIEDALERVTSHTLRRYVQSCAQRLIDRFAADGHADLVAQYAAVLPLQVITELLGVPEDLGRHMVAAAAAMIDAGPHSERGSADLAALLGQLVAHKRAHPGADVTSWLLAHPAALSDEEMIHQLVVMVGAGTVPTTAWITTALMLLLTDERFADRVAGGSTPTSMALTEVLWSQSPMSNFSLHYPVGPQLLHGVDLPEGMPIAISHHAANTDPNLGQQRRDGNHAHLAFSAGPHRCPAAGPAEVITTAAIEALLDRLPDLALSGSAAAIRWRPGPFHRCAVALPTTFRPPTTTVRTTEPAQETSWNPAAPTPEHTSWTPAAPTSTPKPPASAHRGRPSWWNFPARFRHGR